One region of Triticum aestivum cultivar Chinese Spring chromosome 6B, IWGSC CS RefSeq v2.1, whole genome shotgun sequence genomic DNA includes:
- the LOC123134584 gene encoding ethylene-responsive transcription factor ERF109-like: MAPRLERGGSGFHLPNSRQEDSLFLRALISVVNGDAVVPTLHLEPSSPHFAAAVPACASCGVDGCIGYMFAAAAAPAGSSSEGEGCSAASFVKGGGVGKITRRRSRSKFRGVRQRSWGKWAAEIRDPHRAVRKWLGTFDTAVDAARAYDLAALEFRGHGARLNFPAAAASSSSSASVSDSSWAAAQS; encoded by the coding sequence ATGGCGCCGAGGCTGGAGCGCGGCGGCAGCGGCTTCCATCTCCCGAACTCCAGGCAGGAGGACTCCCTCTTCCTCCGCGCCCTCATCTCCGTTGTAAACGGAGACGCCGTCGTCCCCACGCTGCACCTCGAGCCGTCGTCGCCGCACTTTGCCGCTGCAGTTCCTGCGTGCGCCAGCTGCGGCGTGGACGGGTGCATCGGCTACATGTTCGCTGctgcggcggcgccggccggcTCGAGCAGCGAGGGCGAAGGATGCTCCGCCGCGAGCTTTGTgaagggcggcggcgtggggaagatcacgcggaggaggagccggagcAAGTTCAGGGGCGTGAGGCAGCGGTCGTGGGGGAAGTGGGCCGCGGAGATCCGCGACCCGCACCGCGCCGTGCGCAAGtggctcggcaccttcgacaccgccgTGGATGCCGCCCGCGCATACGATCTCGCGGCGCTCGAGTTCCGTGGCCACGGCGCCAGACTCAACTTCCCGGCCgcggccgcgtcgtcgtcgtcgtcggcttCTGTTTCTGATTCGTCTTGGGCGGCTGCGCAGTCGTAG